The sequence below is a genomic window from Harmonia axyridis chromosome 1, icHarAxyr1.1, whole genome shotgun sequence.
CAACTGGAAAGATTACCTCAAAATTAATATGGATTTGTCcatctgaataaaaaaaaaatataaatattatttatgtgattatgcagccaaccagaaagttcaactcaaaaagcatttggattctgttcatttgaacaaaaaagaacataaatgtcatttatgtgattatgcagccaaccagaaagtttacctcaaaattaatatggattctgtccatttgaataaaaaaaaatataaatgttatttatgtgattatgcagccaaccaggaagttcaactcaaaaagcattttttggattctgttcatttgaacaaaaatgaacataaatgtcacttatgtgggtATGTTTCAAGCGTGAAAGAAACCCTTAAAAGATATATAAAACGtatccatttgaatgaaaaatctcaGAGTAAAGGAAACATAGGTGTGGCCTTAGACATAAATAGCAttatattgtaatcaattgtaACAGTATTATGGTAAAGTGAGGtaggaaaacaacaaacctgcaaaattgacaactagaggtgcagtgaacatttcagtggcgtggttaatTGTTCCTTAGTAAGGATTAATATTACCAAAATCGATATTTGACTTGAATACAGAATATAAgtgaattattatatttcaaaatgaaaactatcaaCTGAGCGAAGACCAGAGCCGAAACGTCTATAACAAAGAGGATATTGCGAACCACTGAAATGAAGACCCTAGAAACAATAACCGGATACAAACTGGCAGACAGAATGGTAAAGATCGCCAGGGACTACAAACCCCTCAGAAGAAGATCCATCTGACGACCACCAAAGCAATGGTGAGATAGCTGGCAATCCACGTCACACAAAACATAGTCCAGAGAAAACATGCGATACACCCTTCTCAAGGAgaagatgaaattgaaaacttgCTAGTTTTATAatctttttgagaaataatatcCATTTTATGAGTTATTTTAGTAGGTTTCTTATGAAAACAATATACAGAAAATGAACTCTCGTATAATACAATGTTTTGTATTAAttagtaataaataaatatggcaTTGCATACCCTTACCTTATTTCATACGTAGTTTCaatttaatgaagaattttccaaaatGAATATTAACCCACGTTAAGATTCTTTCTAACACAACCcaaatttgagatatttcgaatttCGTGAAAATAAAGTGCTTTAAatggttttaaaaatttttcttagCGAAATCGATGCCTAATTTGGAGTTTATGACCGCGAAACCcctaaaaaaacataaaaatatgtTCAAATTTTATCGGTTGATTTTTTCGGATATTTTTTGCCTAAAACAGTTTTCGTTTCGGATGGGCTTGagaatttgatattatgaagaattttttatgCTCAATCCCTaattgcaatcagttcctcACTAGATGACcccaaaactgagatatttcgaattttttgagaCAAATTATGGTTCAAATCTTTATTGTCGGATTAGCTTCATAATTTGATATCTTGAAGAATTTTCGATGCTGAATACTAATCTGCTATCAGTTTCTTCCTAACACACCCCAAAATTGAGATATTCctctattgattcacaaaatgaaagcggctagcggaatggctttaagatggaaattatcgttttgtctattaatatcaaatagcttagtggtgtcgattgagtggtgctacatgatgatcacgagttcacatcccagcgcacttttttccttttactgtcttattttgctattaccaacaaaatattgtcattcgtataaatacaaaaaatggttgtttggacaatcaaaaataaataaattttttgtactagtgaaagaaataaatatttcaaaataagtcgctcattttccactttaggaagaaaggtgatatgagccttgttgttgagaatgttattacgaatcgaaatacatgaaaaaatatagggtgttccattaaaaaaaatatcattttatgaaatattttgacaacgcgactgtcaatttttgttttgttttcggcatcgagaaggccactaaaaatgctactagtttgcccctttaaccgacatcgtagcatcaataataacggagttagcaatggtgccgacttaatttgaaacaccctgtaatcgGTTGAATATTCATAGGTACTAAAGGACCTGCTTAGCTAAAATAATTAAGTGACTTCAGCAGTTTTAGGTCTGCACAGCAATGTTTTTCAAtagatgataataataatgatctttATTCATGGTAAAAAGAAAATatcattacagttataaaaacatATTGTTCACAAAGGACTTTTTTGTATTAGAATATTAATTGAATGCATTTCAGGAATAAATCACATAATTTGTGGATTAAATAATAACAATGCCTTCATTGAACTGGCAATTGGTCATAAGCTTGACTCTCTTCAGTCTATAGGTGAATTATttacatagatgacacttattggaaatcaatttttggtgatattattattatttttagaatgCAGATGAATAGCTTGAAGCCAAATTATCTGCCGattttaatttcagattttttctgaaaaaatagcaTATTCAGAGTGTCGCCAGTTCTGTATTAGGCCTTGATTATATTTTATGAGTAATTCGAGGGATTTTTGGGTCGTAGATGCTGAATTAGACTTGGATTCTCAGCAGTAAGCGTTTCTAAATATTTAAAACACAATTTGTCTGCGAAATTGGAAATATCTCACATTTGAAATGTGTTAGGAAGAAACTGATTTCAAATTAGTATTCAGCATGGAAAATTCTTAAAGACATCAATTTTTGAAGACGATCGGGCAAAATTTTCAAACGAAAATTCATCCCGCAAAATTCGAAATACATATCTCGGTTTTTGGATCTTCTAGAGAGGAACTTATTGAGAATAGGGTTTAGCATAAGAAATTCTTCATgacatcaaattttgaagccgATCGAAAAccaaaatatccaaggttatattccttttattttagtttatattttttccgaaaatatcGGCCGATCGAATTATAGTTTTTTATGATGTATTTAATTCCGATTCCTATCAGAAAAACTTTTCTACAGGTTTAAAGCACTTTTTTCCTACAAAATTTGCAACTTCTCAGTCTTGAGGTGTGTTTGGAAGAATCTGATCGCAGGTTAATAttcatcttcgaaaattcttaATGATATCAAAACTTGAAGATGATCTgaggcaaatttttttttgcaaagcACAAGACATTCTTGTTTGAGTTCTCTCAGGAAAATACTGACCGCAGACTGGTATTTAGCATGGAGAATGCACTATGGTGTAGCGCATCCACCAGAATTTATATATTGATTTCTATAGtgacttaataataataataagcctttATTTGCAACAGGTAATGGTACCCAATAATAgcaaatcaaaaacaacaatcaataataatatatcaagaaaaaaaatagaagaaaaaatagagctatgaacttcaaaacaatttccagagtgttttcttgtacactttattggtaaaaatttttaccgcaagtctctacgatgagttgatcctgagatatagccgcttacctcgcttatttgccaaCCCTGTACATGTGTATTTAATCTCATATTGCTTTCAGGGGCTTATGCATTCTATTGAGATTAAATATGTTGTGATATTCATTCGTTATTACGTGCATTAACATTTCCATCTCAACTCTTCAAGAGTGCAATCctaaaaatattcgattttattGCAATAAACTATTAGAATTATAtgtcttgtaatttttttcctgCATCAGAAAAAGTCTGTTCAGGacaagaatttcaatatttcattatattttcgaatattgcGCCTTCGCATTTGATCTTCTAGATTCAAAATCCTGTAACTTACAATGTATTGCAGGAACCTATACGCAAATCATTTCGTTAAATAATAACGCAAGATGGCAGCACCAGAGAAatcatatagaaaatattgttaaatataataTTGGGCTTATATATTCGTTGTAAATCAGAAAAAACCAGTCGAATGTTTCCTTTAACATGAGCGTGtgaaaaatatccaatttttttagtttttttaaataattaaatCTATGAACTAGTgattttttttcggattttttttcagatgtcgCGGATTTTTTGACATAGAATTCGGTTTTTTTAGTGGAGTCGCATTGGCAACACTAACTTTTAGTCTTCAATTTTATCTgcctatatatttcaaaaagagcGCTTTTTCAATGTCATCgaatttgaagatttcataTGGCTCGACCTAGACCTAGACGCCAATCAATAAATTTAGCTTGTAGTACTACGACAAAATATAACTATTATACATTCTATGGTTGAGATCACAAAATATTAGTAAAAGTGCTAACCACAGAACACTAACATTCATGAGCCCGACATATCTATGGTACTAACCAAAGAGTATTCACCACAGTATAgacacagattactagtctgtggCACAGATTACGGTTATCCGTAATGTGTTTTCTGTGGTATAGACCTAGTATCATGTTTCATATGCGGCATGCTAGAATTTCTCTCTAAAGGCCTGTCCATTTGATATAAGGTTTATGGTACTCATATAGTGCACAGTAGAGATAATACAAAACAAACATTTCTCGATTTGTActtgtacatatttattttcacaattaaaaatttaCGAAGTGTTGAAGtcagaaatggaaacatactcaaaaattttcctAGATGAAAGTAATCATCACAGAGTAAAGATGGAAATGGGAGAAGATGATGAAAGCTATGAAAAAGGAAATTCATTTGACTTGGGGTaagcattcattatttttcttgataCTCTAGGccaaattttaacttttttcactttaatttttttcattatgaaaaaaataattctagaaaGGACATGGCTTATTGTCTCTTCAGTTGAGCAGATGTGTTTTTGCGATTTTGAAAATTCTAATTATTTCTACACTAAACTGTTTTGTTATTTGTTCTGTTTGTAGttttcattctgtaattttctcTTGTAAGTTTTTTAGCCTGAGGAGGAGTACCTAGTAAGTTCGAAACTGAAGCAATATAGATCTTCAAAAAAGAGTCTGTTGTTTACCTTTAATCCGATTATTTCACATATCATGTTTACAAGGCAACTCCCTATTAGTCTTAATCtcttgatttcaatgaaaaatgtcaGAATATGTTGACTATCTCTGGTGTGttgaatcttcttcttcttttggtgCCTATCCATTCCGTATGTTGGCTAACATGATGACGACAGGGACCTTATCAATTGCTGCCCTAAATAGCCCTGTGGTTGAACCAAACTCTCAAATTCTTCAACCACGATATTCTTCGTCGTCCAATGCTTCTCTTTCCCTGAATTTTTCCTTGTAGTATCAGTTGTAGAAGTGGATACCTCTCCGGATTTCTCATAACGGGACCCACAAGATCTCCTTCTCCTTGTTTAATCTGCGGAGAACTTCTGTATTCGTGATGTGGTCAACCCATGAGATCTTCAGAATACGACGGTACAACCACATCTCAAACACCTCTAATTTCTTGCAGAACTTCTGTTAATGTCCATGCTTCGACACCATACAAAAGCACTGGAAGGACATAGCACCTCAGTAGTCTTATTTTGGTCTTCATAGCTAAAGTACTCGTAAAAAGCTTTTTCATTTTGAGGAAGGCACTTCAGGCTTTCTCGATTCTACATTTCACCTCAATGGAGTGATCCCAATCTTCATTAACGTTCGTTCCTAAGTAAGTAAAGCTGGTGACTCTTTGTACAAACATGTTGTGGATCTTCAATTGAGCGGTTAGTTCTTTattctttgaaatgatcatGAATTTCGTCTTTTTCACGTTTAGATGTAGTCCATATTTTTCACTCACATTTACTACCCTATCCATCAATCTCTGCAACCCATGTATATCATTCGCCATAATAACGGTGTCGTCTGCATATCTAATGTTGTTAATAATTTCTCCATTCACAACAATGCCATCTCCACTCTCCTCAAGGGCTTCCTTAAAtatgtattctgaataaatattgaatagcaGTGGGGATAACACGCATCCCTGTCGAACACCTCTCCTTATCGAAACTTCATCAGACTCCTCATTTTCCACTCTAACAGATGAAGTAGAGATTGGCAATGATTCTCAAATCCTGTCCTTCCAACCCGGCCGATTCCAGAACTTTCATCATTTCATTGTGCTGCACTTGATCGAACGCCTTCAGATAATCAACGAAGCAGGCATAAACATCGTGGTTAACGTCTCTGGCACGTTGAATTAAAACCTGTATACTGAACAGTGCCTCTCGAGTGCCCAAGGCATTTCGAAAGCCGAACTGAGTTTGTCCTATTTGATCTTCACAAGTTTTATATATTCTTCTATGGATGATTTTCAGAAAGTGTTTGAGAGCATGACTAACAAGACTGATGGTGCGGAATTCTTCACAACTTTTGGCGTTTGACTTCTTTGGAATTGTCACAAAAGTGGCTTTCAGCCATGCATCTGGCATTAATCCAGAGGAATAAATCTCATTGAAAACATcggtgagccatttcacatccTCTTCTTCTTCAATAAGTTTTAAGAAGTCCCCTCTGATGTTATCGGGACCTGGAGCTTTCCTATTTTTCAGGTTTTTTATGGTTCGTCTAACTTCATCCACTGTTATCGGAAGGAAATTCCCCATAGTGTAAATGGGTGGGTTGTTTGATCGACTTGGGTCACTGAAAAGTCCTGTTATGTATTCTTGCCAAACCTTTATTTTTCCTGAACGATCCAGTATGATGTTACCATTTTTATCCTGTATTTTTCCGCTAGTATTCGCTGTCATCTTTCCTGTCATATCTCTTATCCTTTTGTGCATATTGAAAGAGTCGTATTTTCTGTTGAATAATATTCAGTTACAATTTAAtgataattttctctattttgaaattgtgaAGATTTGATCCTtaagatttcaataatttctatgTAATAAAATCTTATTGATGATTGTATTatgtgatattgaaatttctctttCAAATTCTCTAACTAGGAAAATTAATGTGAGCCATTTCACAATACTTTTCACAAAAATGTCACACTTTGTGAAATGAACATTATCagtgtttgttgaaattgttttcactTCAAAcctcttataattgaaaatctaaatattacaattattttttggttCTAGATTTCAGTACACAACTGATGGGGGGCATATTGATGAAAAGACTGAAATCATGGATATTGTTCAGCATTACACTGATGAGAATGGAATAAGGTCATCTATTAAATATGAAAGAGGGGAGTTTGCTTTAAACCAGAAAAACAATCTCGAAGGCcatatagatgctgtccatttgaataaaaaaggacataaatgtcacttatgtgattatgcagtcAGCCTGAAAATTAccctcaaaaggcatatagattctgtccatttgaataaaagagaacataaatgtcacttatgtgattatgcatccAACTGGAAAGttgacctcaaaaagcatatagattatgtccatttgaataaaaaagaacataaatgtcacttatgtgattatgcagtcAGCCTGAAAATTAccctcaaaaggcatatagattctgtccatttgaataaaagagaacataaatgtcacttatgtgattatgcatccAACTGGAAAGttgacctcaaaaagcatatagattatgtccatttgaataaaaaaaaacataaatgtcacttatgtgattatgcagtcAGCCTGAAAATTAccctcaaaaggcatatagattctgtccatttgaataaaagagaacataaatgtcacttatgtgattatgcatccAACTGGAAAGttgacctcaaaaagcatatagattctgtacatttgaataaaaaagaacataaatgtcacttatgtgattatgcagccagccTGAAAATTAccctcaaaaggcatatagattctgtccatttgaataaaagagaacataaatgtcacttatgtgattatgcatccAACTGGAAAGTttacctcaaaaagcatatagattctgtacatttgaataaaaaagaacataaatgtcacttatgtgattttgCAGCCCACCAGAAAGataacctcaaaattcatatagattctgtccatttgaataaaagagaacataaatgttttttacgtgattatgcagccaaccaggaagttcaactcaaaaagcatttggattatgtccatttgaataaaaaagaacataaatgtcacttatgtgattatgcatccAACTGGAAAGttgacctcaaaaagcatatagattctgtacatttgaataaaaaagaacataaatgtcacttatgtgattatgcagccagccTGAAAATTAccctcaaaaggcatatagattctgtccatttgaataaaagagaacataaatgtcacttatgtgattatgcagccagccTGAAAATTaacctcaaaaggcatatagattctgtccatttgaataaaagagaacataaatgtcacttatgtgattatgcatccAACTGGAAAGttgacctcaaaaagcatatagattatgtacatttgaataaaaaagaacataaatgtcacttatgtgattatgcagcctaCCAGAAAGTTCAACTCATaaagcatttggattctgttcatttgaacaaaaaagaacataaatagcGTTATATTGTAATCGATTGTAACAGTATTATGATAAAGTGAGGtaggaaaacaacaaacctgcaaaattgacaactagaggtgcAGTTAACATTCCAGTGGCGTGGTTAGTTGTTCCTTAGTAAggattaatattaaaaaaatcgaTATTTGACTTGAATACAGGATATAAgtgaattattatatttcaaaatgaaaactatcaaCAAAGCGAAGACCAGAGCCGAAACGTCTATAACAAAGAGGATATTGCGAACCACTGAAATGAAGACCCTGGAAACAATAACAGGATACAAACTGGCAGACAGAATGGTAAAGGTCACCAGGGACTACAAACCCCTCAGAAGAAGATCCATCTGACGACCACCAAAGCAATGGTGAGATAACTGGCAATACACGTCACACAAAACATAGTCCAGAGAAAACATGCGATTCGCCCTTCTCAAGAAGAAGATCAAATTGAAAACTTGCTAGTTTTATAatctttttgagaaatattattcattttaagagTTATTTTAGTAGGTTTCTTATGAAAacaatatacagaaaataaactCTCGTATAATACAATGTTTTGTTTTAAttagtaataaataaatatggcaTTGCATACCCTTACTTTATTTCATATGTAGTTTCaatttaatgaagaattttccaaaatGAATATTAACCCACGTTAAGATTCTTTCTAACACAACCcaaatttgagatatttcgaatttCGTGAAAATAAAGTGCTTTAAatggttttaaaaatttttctcagAGAAATCGATGCCTAATTTGGAGTTTACGACCGCGAAACCCCCAAAAAACATAAGAATATGTTCAAATTCTATGAGTTCATTTTTCGGCCCAAGGCTATAACCTTggacctaacctaaccatgGTTTGagccatagacctataataacatgttattataggtctatgggtTTGAGCTACTGTTCTTAGATAAAAATTCAGGTGGATGCGCTacattaagatgcatagaatacctggtgtgtttactgattcgattttgtttcagacttttcgagagacccacctgttgctttggtggtgtgcttcaccagagtgctgtaaggtggcgctctttaaaatttttcgaattcccgcatctgcctggtgccgtttaaaaaggaaatactgatttcagacactgcaaacattcacaataaattacaattcagttaatatcgaatttttactcaaatgaatggaatataatgacagaccatagaatataaaatattattgttctatactc
It includes:
- the LOC123673762 gene encoding zinc finger protein 64-like: METYSKIFLDESNHHRVKMEMGEDDESYEKGNSFDLGFQYTTDGGHIDEKTEIMDIVQHYTDENGIRSSIKYERGEFALNQKNNLEGHIDAVHLNKKGHKCHLCDYAVSLKITLKRHIDSVHLNKREHKCHLSYQKVQLIKHLDSVHLNKKEHK